The nucleotide sequence ACCAGCTAAGATGATGGACTATGTTACTTATGCCTCACGGCATCCTCACACTAAAACTCTCAATTACAACTGTTTCTCAAAGTCTCACAGTGCATTTCTCACTGAAGTTGAAAATAATGTTGAACCTAGCACCTTTCAGGAGGCAAACCAATCATCTAAGTGGAGGAAGGCAATGTCAGAGGAATTAGAAGCCTTGAGTGACAACAAAACCTGGAGTCTTGTTCATTTACCACCTGGAAAAAAGGCTGTTGGCAGCAGGTGGATCTTCAAGGTAAAATTCAAAGCTGACGGCTCAATTGAAAGGCACAAAGCCAGACTCGTTGCACGTGGATTCACTCAAACTTTTGGAGTGGATTACAAAGAAACCTTTGCACCAGTAGCCAAGATGAACACTGTCAGAGTTCTCTTGTCTGTGGCAGTTAATTCTGGTTGGTCCTtgtatcaaatggatgtaaaaaatgcatttctaCATGGAGAATTACAAGAGGAAGTGTACATGCAACCTCCACCAGGTTATATTCAAGCCCAAAATGGTATGGTCTGCAAACTTCACAAGGCTATTTACGGTTTAAAGCAAtctccaagagcttggtacgCCAAGCTCAGCTCAGTGTTGGAAAGGGCTGGTTTTCTTAGAAGCAATGCAGATTCCTCTCTATTTGTTCGAACAGGAATGCGAGGAAGATTGATGATTcttatctatgtggatgatctcATAATCACAGGTGAAAGTGAAACTGAGATTGCAGCCTTAAAGCAATCTCTACAAGAGACCTTTGCCATCAAAGACCTTGGGAGGCTTAAGTATTTTCTTGGCATAGAAATGGCTACCTCATCCAAAGGACTATTcctaaatcaaagaaaatatgtaaCTGATCTTCTCAAGGAGACAAATCTTCTTGATTGCAAACCTGCAACCTCTCCAATTGACAGCAAGCTCAAGCTTACTATGTATGGGGAAGCTCTTCATAATGTGAGTTATTATCAAAGACTGGTTGGTAAGTTAATTTACCTCACCATTACTCGTCCTGATATCACCTATGCAGTGGGCATAgttagtcaatttatgcattctccCACCGTTGATCATCTCAACATTGTCAAACGGATCCTTCGTTATCTTAAAGGGTCCATTGGACGGGGAATTCTCATGCAAAATAACCAATCCACAAGCATAAGTGGTTacactgatgctgattgggcaggcaaTGCCATTGATAGAAGGTCCACAACAGGCTATTGCACGTTTGTTGGAGGCAATATTGTaacttggaaaagcaagaagcaacaGGTCATTGCTCGGTCTAGTGCAGAAGCTGAGTATCGTGCAATGGCAGCCACTGCATGTGAGCTTATTTGGCTCAAAGGTCTTCTATCTGATCTAGGGTTTCATTGTTCCAACTCCATACCACTTATGTGTGACAATCAAGCAGCCATGCACATTGCTGCTAATCCTGTCTTTCATGAAAGAACGAAGCATATAGAGGTGGATTGTCATTTTGTTCGATCTCAGGTTCAATCTCAGGTCATTCACACTGTGTTCACTCGTAGTTATGATCAATTGGCTGACTTATTCACCAAAGCACTACCATCTGCTCAGTTTCATCGTCTTCTGGGCAAGCTTGGCTCAATAAATCcccttgatccagcttgagggggggTGTTGGAACCAAGAAGTATGGACATTGAATATTGTATAATAAACTCAAGCACATGCAGCACGGGCAGCATATATTCTTGTTCTGTCAGCTTTCTATCTCCACATCATGTGTGGTCTTCGACAAAGACAAGCACGGGCAGCAACTCTTGAATATTGTACAATAAACTCAAGCACATGCAGCACGGGCAGCATATATTCTTGTCCTGTCAGCTTTCTATCTTCACATCATGTGTGGTCTTCGACAAAGACAAGCACGGGCAGCATGGAGAAGGTTATGGAGCTGTTAGTATTATAAGTCCTCTCAGTTTTTTATCTTTGTGTTGTCCCAAGAGTTTTGTATAGGGATGGGTGGTTGTAACCGGTTCTTTACTACTCATATATATGAGTTAGTTGTTAACTCTTAATACATACGAAAGACATATATTTTTGAACATAAAAATCTACAGTTCATCGTACATCACGTGGTCAATTTTCATCAgatattgtttatatttaattttaaataaaaatatttataatgaTTTATGGTCGCATGATATACGAGAACGAATCTGATTGGAGATCTttggatcctcacaaaaaggatcaaGATAGGATCTTCACAAAGAAGATCCGGAAAGGATCCTCATTCCAGTACATCTTCTTGTATTGCGTGAgtcatgtatgcaaataataggAAGCCTGTCTATAACTGTTATTCTGCTTTCAGCTTCTGGCGTTGTTAGATTTATAGACAGGCTTCCTATAACTTGCAGAGCCCAACCATCAATGAGCAGTAAGTAAACACATTTGGAGCAACACCTTTGGTTGTCATGTCTTTAAACATCCCATGGTTTTTATCCAAATTCTTCAACAAGAATCCCACGTATGGTTATGTAAGATTTTTGGGTTGGTTTGCACTGAAAGTCGTCCATCTTGTGAACACCCTTACACCATCCAGGTCCAGTGGCCTGTGAACGCAGCCATAGCCTCTGCAAACAGGGAGGAATATCTTCAGTAACACTACACTCTGCGGACCTGATCCGGTTCGCGGAGACTAACTGAGAGATCATGAGGCCAAAGGTGGTGATATATAGCGGAGGCATTTGACTGCGGCGGTGCGGAGTTGTTGAATTGGGCCCAATGGTTGAAAGGTGATGTCGATGTGGATCGGGTAAATCCACAATTATATCGGATCATGTCTGTGATAGGCCTCAAAATCTTTGATCTATGCAtccaaaaataccaaaaaaatccAGCATTTCTAGTTTTATCTTCATTAACTTTGAATGTTTTTAGGCTAATACAATTTCTATATATACATAGATGATTTTTGTAAACGAGAAATTACTTGACTATGTAGAGTTTCTCGCCTATCAATTGTCAAACTAATTAGTTGTTTTACTTTACGTGTTTTATACAAGCTTATTTTGTGTAGGACATCTGATTGTTTTGCGAAAACTTAAGTGTTActcaatttttgtcaacttCAATCTCATGTATTGAAACGAGTGATTGTCATATATTGACATTGTCACTTCGAGCTTAAACTTTTGATTTACAATATCATATTTGTCCATCCCGTGAGTTCAGAGCCCTAAAATCAaagctctatatatatatataattttttttttttaataatactcGATAGATTCATTCCATTGCAAATAAGAAAACCTGAATTACACAGTCTTACATCGATTACAAAATAGCTTCTTCATAAAGTAAATATGAGATGAGGTCTGGACATTCCTCAAACTAGTTACTTGTGGAATTTGAAGTAAGGGCAAACTATGCTAGACGATAAGCAATACTGTTGGCTTGGCGACGAACATGGGTAGCATAAGCTCCAGTGATTGATGACAGGATCACCTGCAAATCTTCAATTAAAAGTCCAGTGCCGGACGAATCATTGGAAGAATTGATAAGAGCCGTCACAATCTGGAGTGAATCACTCTCAAGGATAGAGTTTTGAAAACCCCTTTGCGACGCCAAAAGAAGGCCAATATAAGTTGCCATCGCCTCCACGTGAAGATGTGAGGAGATAAAATTCATTGTTATGgggaaacttgatataagtccaatttttttaaccAATAAAAGGAATTGTCCATTTTATTAAAATCAATCCAATTCAATAATTATCTCTTTAAtgataagatttattataaaaatcaaatttcttcctaattatttctttgattatttatttttatttatttatttgttatttcttgttttGCCTCCTACTTTAAACCCTATTtacagattttattttttatttttataatcaacctgtATCACAtgttaattgtatttatctacctatatgacAGATTCTTTTTTATATTCAACCTGTCACAGATTAATATGTCTTACTTGTAGgtatgttatttattattttttttcttctaccttttagttaggtttcatatctcacATATAGGTATAacatacattcatatatttgttacttAACTTAGGGTAGAATGTTTTACATATACATTTTATGCTATTATACtagtttttttgttgttgtaagatattaattagattttttagagttgaaaaatgaataatatttttaattggtttttaatatttttagaaaatataaaatgagtataaaagaaataaaaacatataattagatAACTTAACTCACTCCTAAAAACACTCTGTATTTTTGGACCTGAATCTAAAATATGTACCttaaaaaacaatcaagtgTGTGAATAAATTGCGAGAATGAATGTTGCTATGTAATAGCCCGTCCCtaaaaaattatggtttttataattttaatacttGAAAGGACGGAAATGCCCTATGGGCAAAGCGTGATTTTTCGAGGACGTGTGTAACTCTCGTatattttgtcatgtttattgaCATATTCGGATAGATCTTGATCTTACGGATGCGTAGGCACATGTAGAAGTGATTTTGGAGTTTCAGTTAAAGTTTCGTGGAATTACGAACCcaaaagtatttggaataaATCATTATGTTAATTATCCTacactatatttttttattattactaaatgattttatgatatatgtttgtGTGTGACTGGTGGAAAGAGGGGAGATGGGGAGATTGGGCGGAACTGCCCAATCTGATGAGATAAGAGGAGAGGGTTGCTGCCCTATCAGAAAGGAGGAAGATGGGAGGACGAATTAGGAAGAAGGACagggagggaaaggaggaaggTGAGAAGCACCAAACCCATGCCTTCATCCTTGTGACCCGTCCAACCCAACTTAGGACCCGGACTTCCCTGAGCAAATTCTGACGATATTCACCATTAATTCCGGTGAACCATAGCTCTTCAACACCTGCAATCATCATCTAACCTATatctcttccatttccacccaaaattagaaggaatttgattgaagttTGGTGGAAAAACCACCATGGGTGTTGCATGAAAGGTTACTTGAAATCCACCCATTTGTGAAACATTTTCCTTCAATTACCACTACCAAAACACTCCcctagaacccaggaacaaagcccaagtagtggtggaggcgtcgaagcaagtttggaggtcgaatcgaaTCACACCAAATTCTATGGTTTCGTACGGTTTTAgcaaaattggagcctttctaggaaaaattggacttggccacaggtataaagtttactatactctttgagatctttaATTCTgcaatttttgagaatttttataaATAGCTGAATTTTCCAGCGAGTCGGGGTAGCAGatcgccacccgcggcggcgcgTGCGGCGGCACGTGGCCTGTGGGCCAAAGATATTTTGTTTAAGAACTATTAGATGCCCTGGGTTCATAATTGATATCTGTATGACGTAATTTCATTATTTGGGCTTAGTTTCATTTCGACACGTGAATAGGTcaaatatgaatcgacgatctgaccgttggatcatcaccaaactttaatacattatagtgcataatatttgaggatcataggaacttacaaatcgggaatccgatGTATGGATcgtcccgaattggatttgtaaatttataaaataaatgttaaccgtcacttagttttgagCAATTGACGgaaatccgaccgttggatcgtaataaatttaagtatgttattctagaagcataatgtgggtCTTTGGAAGTTGCggatttgaaatttgatatgCGGATCTTCCTGATCAAATTACAGGGTTGTAGACCCTACCGTCGATCAAAGATCGACGGTTAACTTGTGGTCAATGAGTCTCAAACTATTTTGGAATGTCCTTGAGAATGTGCCTTATGTGAATTACGCATTTTTTTAGtaagaattctgagatgtgattcgATAATTGGTCATAGACACCAATCGTTCTTGATGCCTCGATGTGTGTGCTAGAGAATCATAAtgtggactccaggtgagtgggtcttttcatttctatcgtatattatatatacatatgattgACAATTTCACAAAcgtttataaattaattattgcATATGATTACTGTGAATATTTTGAAATACTAatacgaactacgaatggcttaatCCTTGTTTAGGGTACATAGTCAGTCTaacaagacgttagatgcaaccatataaTAAATGAGAACGAATAATCGAGACAATAGTCTAGTTTGGGAAATTGAGTAGtttgagggacattggtggaaagaGAATAAGATTTGACCCTATGTTTTAGTGGGTAAATGTTGATCATAAATCATTGCGTGAAtaatcaagaaattgaagtaaTGAGAAGGAATTAATTGATAGTTAATTTAACTAGTGTTTAATTAGGCTTATCATCGATGATTACTCTCAAAAGTAAATAGTTTGGGAATGAGGCACTACAGTTTAGACATTCTAGACCAattgtttatatgtttatatatctgGAAATATTATGACATGTTTTAAGTTTAGATttcatcatggcatatccatacgtatattccttgcacataattattgtgaacgctctgaagtgcaaaggtgaactcATGACACAtatgtaagttcaggtaagtttaggtaagttcaagtaagtatacgatattagttgaattgatgtgatatgtgattagatatgaatatgtcgtataggtcattagagatgacttcgacttatatgctagccatgattgatgagatatgttatgagatattttttttgttaccaAGGCTTGTGAAATTTCTTACACAAAAATCATCAAAgctttatatgttttttttttttttttggttgaattttttttccaagaATTTGATTCCCGTGAGAAACAGTTGAGAGGAAAGGGAATTAATTAACAGTTCCGCACCGGAAAGGGAATTAAGGAAACAGAAAGGATAAGGCGATCCAAATCAACTCGCATTCTCGTCGCTCGTACGCCTTACGCTGGGGATAAGCAGGGCCCCACCTCTCCCATTTCACATCCCCATGCGTCTCCCTTATTCCCTATCCCACCCACACCGTAACCTCCCATGCTCCTCCCCCCATCTTATGTAATTAACTTGGCTCCATAAAAGTTGACGATGATTTCCTCCTCGGCCGATTCATAAAACTTCAAACTTTTATTAAATGATCGTAGAGGTAACTTTTACAAGATGATTTACAATATAAACAATTCCAATTGCAAACGTAAAATTTTATGAATCGAACACGAAGTAAAAAACACATACTAAATGCTTTGAGGATGCACAGGTTTTATAATATGAATTTCAAcattttttgtacgtaaggCACTTATATTATAAGCACTTACGAACAAAAGATGTGCATAAGCAAATTTCAAACCAACCTTTACCTAATCGTAGCCGCGGATGTACTTCACTAACGTGCTCGCGTTGTAGAAGAGCAGAACCGCGCGAACACAAAAGAAATAAACCGCCTTCGTTCTCCTCCAACTGGTTCGTTTCCATCTGTCACTTGTCTGCTCGGAACAACTAATAAGAGTTCACTGCATCTTGCCAATCCGCATTCgccactctctctgtctctaagcactctctctctctccacatcAATCATGCAGTCGCGGGTGTTCTCACGCGCCACCGCATTCGCACCACTCCCCTACCAGCGCAAGCCATCCCACAGAGAGAACGGCGCCGTCCCGTTCGTCTCGGCCCGGCCAATCGGGGCCGTGAGCGAGGGCGGGAACCTCATATGGGGGAGGCAGCTCCGCCCGGCGCTGCTGCTCGAGGCGTCGCCGATGAAGAGGGAGATTCTCCGGCCGTGCAAAACCGCGGCCTCGTCGCCGGCTGAAGGAGATTCCGCCGGGTGAGGTCCGTTTCCTCCGTTCTATCTCGGTCTGACTCGCCCGCGTCAGCCTCCGAACTAATgagtttttttgtgtgtgtttgcCGGTTCTTTCTGACACGGTGGTGTTACAGGGACGCGAAGGTGGCGCCGATCGGGTTCTTCGGCAAGTACCCGTTTATCCTCAccggcttcttcttcttcatgtggTACGGACTCCCGCGCGTCGTCTACAATTTAACGGCTTATCATAAACTGTTGAAACAGTTTAAAATTaatttggatttattttttagtAATCATTGTGTCGGGAATTACGGATTTGTCCTTGGTTTGCAGGTATTTTCTGAACGTAATTTTCAACATCATGAACAAGAAGATCTACAATTACTTTCCGTATCCATAGTAAGTGtgccattttcaattttttttttttttcatgcaacGAGACGTTACTGTGTTATATTTTAAATCGTCCACTGTTCTGCAAGGAAACTAAACGTATAATTTTGTTTAACGAGATGTTGTTGTGCTGTATTTTAAATCGTACACTATTACATAAAGAAGCTAATTGTTTTATAGTGGACAATTGATTTAAAATACAGTCACAATAACATATCCATATATGTCTATATCTCAAGCCtgttctagttattttagtttcGGCTTCTTCTAAAGAAGTGAGTTTTTTGTTCTGTGTGGGTGCAGTTTTGTGTCCGTCGTGCACTTGGCTGTCGGAGTTGTGTACTGTTTGATCAGCTGGGCTGTGGGCCTTCCCAAACGCGCTGTAAGTGAACTACTTAAATGTTGTGTAAATTATTGCTCGAAGAAATAAAGGATGATTCGAACTTGAGAGTTACGatattggaaagaaaaaaaactcgaGAGTTAGGACAGGCAAACTGGCCTAACTCATATATGCAAATCTCTGTTTGGTTCACTTGAAATGAGAATTCTGGTAACTCTTCATTTAGTGTATGTGACTGGTGTTTCTCTCCATGCAGCCAATGGATGCAAACCTCTTGAAGCTGCTTATCCCAGTGGCAGTGTGCCATGCACTTGGCCACGTCACCAGCAACGTCTCGTTTGCAGCCGTTGCTGTCTCATTCACACATACAATCAAAGGTGAGAGCACAAATTTTATGCTCTAAAAGATTTCGGAGAACAATAAATGACTGTATATAATTAATGTTGGATTAACGTCGGATTTATTTGTTTCAGCTCTTGAGCCATTCTTCAATGCTGCTGCTTCGCAATTTGTACTCGGACAATCAATCCCCTTGTCTCTATGGCTGTCCCTGGCTCCTGTTGTTATTGGTATGCTCTTCTATTTATGTTCGTTCAGTTGTTGTAATCATATTATCTGGCATTTAACCAAATGCGTGGATATCAATGTGTGACTCATTATTTCGATGAATCATTTCTTCAAACACATAAATTTATTGTCACGTAAGTTGGTTTTCCATGGTTTTAAAATGCAGGTGTGTCGATGGCATCGCTGACTGAGTTGTCGTTCAACTGGCTTGGCTTCATTAGTGCTATGATTTCAAATATCTCCTTCACTTACAGGAGTATCTATTCAAAGAAAGCCATGGTGAGTTTCTCTAACTTTACGTTTTGAATTCTTGAAGTTAATTTTCCTTTATaacttttttgttatttctgcAGACTGATATGGATAGTACAAATCTATATGCCTATATTTCAATCATTGCACTCTTCGTCTGCATTCCACCTGCTCTCATCGTGAGTATACTTCTCTTGAGAACTGTGGTAGTTTGATTCTGCAACTGAAATAATAATTTTGATGAATTGTGGCTCCATGTCCTGTCTCTCGTCAATAGGTAGAGGGACCTCAACTAATCAAGTATGGTTTCAATGATGCAATTGCTAAAGTAGGACTTGTCAAGTTCGTCACCGATCTCTTCTGGGTGGGATTGTTTTACCATCTCTATAACCAGGTATATGTGTTTTCTTTACTTCGTGTTGTAGCAGTAGCATAATCTTCTCACTGGaattcaattgttatgaaaTCATACGAACCGTTTATGTTTTTCCAAACTATCAGTTGGCTACCAACACCCTGGAGAGAGTGGCGCCTCTTACGCACGCAGTTGGAAACGTGCTGAAGCGTGTGTTTGTGATTGGCTTCTCAATCGTGGTCTTTGGTAATGATTTTATGTCCGACAATCTTCAACTTCGTTTTTTAGATCAATGAAAATTTGACCTCATAACTAATTTTTATCGGTGCTCGCAGGTAACAAGATTTCAACACAAACTGGTATTGGAACTGGCATTGCAATTGCAGGAGTGGCGATCTACTCTTACCTCAAGGCCAAGATAGAAGAAGAGAAACGAGTGAGTTAGATATAGCTAAGTAGATAGTTCATGCATGTGGCACTTGTTTGATATACATTTTGTCTGGCATCCAATGTCTGCATTCATGCATGTTTGGAGTTGCCTTTAAACTAATTCTAGAACCGCCGCTTGGGACTGCTTATGTAGGAAGCACTTCTGCTCATATGCGTTTTTCTGAAGATTGATCTTATCAGTTAACCTAATGCTATATGCACCATTTATTGTTCTTTTgactctatttttctttttctttcctgaaATCCAGCAAGGGAAAGCTGCGTGAGGAGGAATGAAGAACGGACACGGAGGGAACCATGCATTGTAAATTTCATAAATTCCCTTCATAAGTAGCAAATTGAGCATCTATTATCTATGTCATAGTTTGTTTTCTTCCCCCCCTCCTccctaccccccccccccctctttttTTCCATTGATTGAGAGTACACAGACATTCTAATTTGTAATAGTCTCATGTTGTTTGGAAATGAATAAAGTATCAATTTCAATGACGATTTTATGTGCGAGTCCACTCTCAATAGTACGTGCAGAAACATATGTTATGCAGTTACTTCTTTATCACATTCTTTGTTTACATGGCCTTTATGTTGTATTTATTTCTTTCTCCCAATAGTCATGCGGTTCTTAATTCTACATGATATCAGTTGTGTAGATATTTGTTTCACGttgcatcttcttcttcctctcttccctACAGTCTTCATGACAAGTGATTGGACAATTGTTCCTACAACTCTCTACACGGATAAGCCTCAAATCACTTGGTTGCGAGCTTGTAAGAATAGTTGTTCGATCACTTGGTTGCAAGTAAGTGTTTTGAGGCGATTGGAAGTTGAGACACTGGGCTCCAACTATAGACGTACTTTTCTACGAGGAATTAAGAACATTGAGATTTAGCCACTAAAGCAAAGGTGAGGATAAGGACCTTCCAAGTTCTATAAAAAGACCTTAAAAAGATGGTTCAAGATACTCGAGTGGAGAGAAGAGAACCACAAAATTTTGGGAAAGGATTGTATTCTCTACTAAATGCTTCTAGTTAGTCATTTTCTCATTGGTGATCACAAACTTGCCACGAGCTCTAAGAGCCAAATGAACAATCTGATACATCTTATAATTGAAAAAACACAATTCCAATTGTCACTTAGAACTACGAAAATGCAGTATAAGCAACTTAGGGCATGCTTGATTGATCGGATCAAATTGGATATGGATTCCGACATATGTGCGGTGTGGTGGTTATCTATATTATAGAAGGAATAAAGAATCATAGGTACTTGTCTAGAAAAAATATGACTACGTACCTAACCATTAGTCATGGGTTTCAAATCGTTCGAATCAACAAGGTGCCGGACACCCTCATCGTTGtcatcatcctcctcctccttattCGTTTTAAGGGACTAATTCTGATATTTATTCAGATCTATTTTTAACAATGGTGGGTTGTGAAGTTAGTTaattgtaaatttgtaatcaATATGATATACAGAGTCCGATTCAGTATAGATCACCAAAGATGTccttaaaggaaaaaaaaatgctagCACGCCAcaaaaatgatatatttttatcTTCAAATGTTAAAAATGCCTCAAATTCAAATCATTTCTCTCTCAACTCACGTCACGCTATATCTAAAGCGAGTTCAAATATTCTGCATCCAAAATTCTCTGAGCCATCTCTATGACCTATTTTATTGAGTGACACGTGTCATTTTGACTTAATTTAtcttttgttcttattttttaCTAAAGAGATTAAATGAATGGacactaggggtgggcaaacgggtcctggaCCCGTGGGTAGGGGCGGGTATTGGCGGTTCGGGGCGGGTACGGGGCGGGTCCGTATTCTTTTAGATACaaaacggggcggggcgggtcTAAGTAAACAAAGGGGCGGGCTGGTTCCAATTTTTTGAAGTCGCGGGCCCCCGGCCCGAACCATTTGCAAACCTCACACACTCTCAAATATCTCTTTCACACACACTCAAATCTCACAAACGCACATCTCAGCTTTCTAGAAGATTCTTCCGAGTCCTCCCGAGTCCCTCCCTGCCGATCTCTATATCTCTTTCAGTCTTCCCTATCGATCTCTCTCTCCCAAAGTCATCCTTCTCCATTCGTCGATTCTCCCGAGTCCTCCCTCTCGATCTTTCTCTCCCAGAGCCTTCCCTATCGATCTCTCTCTCCCAGAGTCCTCCTTCTCGATTCGTTGATTCTCCCGAGTCCTCCCTTTCTATCTCTATCTCCGAGAGTCTTCCCTCTCGATCTCTTTCTCCCAGGGTCTTccctctcgatctctctctccTAGAGTCCTCCCTCTCGATTCTCAATCTCCTCTCCCACAACACCACTATCGCCGTCGTCTCCTGACTCTTCTCCCAATCGTGACCACCCATCATCGCCGTCGAAAACACCACCATAATCTAAGCGGTTCAGCGACTACAGCAGCTAACAGGTATGCCTAATTTCGCATTTCAGTATTGTTGGGTAGAATTGAAAGGAACCCAGATGgagagttttaatttttatttgaattgcATGTTATccagatgaaaaattgaattttcGAGCTACGGTTTTTCGATTTGTTTAATTTGGGATTTCAATTTTATTGCTTTTTCTCATATATGATAATAGTTATGGTTTTT is from Malus sylvestris chromosome 5, drMalSylv7.2, whole genome shotgun sequence and encodes:
- the LOC126622290 gene encoding triose phosphate/phosphate translocator, chloroplastic isoform X1 — protein: MQSRVFSRATAFAPLPYQRKPSHRENGAVPFVSARPIGAVSEGGNLIWGRQLRPALLLEASPMKREILRPCKTAASSPAEGDSAGDAKVAPIGFFGKYPFILTGFFFFMWYFLNVIFNIMNKKIYNYFPYPYFVSVVHLAVGVVYCLISWAVGLPKRAPMDANLLKLLIPVAVCHALGHVTSNVSFAAVAVSFTHTIKALEPFFNAAASQFVLGQSIPLSLWLSLAPVVIGVSMASLTELSFNWLGFISAMISNISFTYRSIYSKKAMTDMDSTNLYAYISIIALFVCIPPALIVEGPQLIKYGFNDAIAKVGLVKFVTDLFWVGLFYHLYNQLATNTLERVAPLTHAVGNVLKRVFVIGFSIVVFGNKISTQTGIGTGIAIAGVAIYSYLKAKIEEEKRQGKAA
- the LOC126622290 gene encoding triose phosphate/phosphate translocator, chloroplastic isoform X2, with amino-acid sequence MWYFLNVIFNIMNKKIYNYFPYPYFVSVVHLAVGVVYCLISWAVGLPKRAPMDANLLKLLIPVAVCHALGHVTSNVSFAAVAVSFTHTIKALEPFFNAAASQFVLGQSIPLSLWLSLAPVVIGVSMASLTELSFNWLGFISAMISNISFTYRSIYSKKAMTDMDSTNLYAYISIIALFVCIPPALIVEGPQLIKYGFNDAIAKVGLVKFVTDLFWVGLFYHLYNQLATNTLERVAPLTHAVGNVLKRVFVIGFSIVVFGNKISTQTGIGTGIAIAGVAIYSYLKAKIEEEKRQGKAA